In the Silurus meridionalis isolate SWU-2019-XX chromosome 6, ASM1480568v1, whole genome shotgun sequence genome, one interval contains:
- the LOC124386943 gene encoding zinc-binding protein A33-like isoform X7, which yields MAETNISVPQDQFSCPICLDLFNEPVTIQCGHSFCMGCISDCWDQEDQKGVYSCPQCKETITPRPAKQLLKTQRKCQQRISEKEKKHQELAEAVEFYEKSAQRAVRESERIFTEMIKSMKRRRHKVRDLIKAQEKAAVSRAKEVMTQLEQEIAELKRRDAEMEWLLQADSICFLQGFLSLLDTPISEDLDSIRLSTFLSLEDVTAFVAQLKDKVEAFCCEEVRMVSNTIKELQILPLPEPKSREEFLQHSYQFTLDPNTVNKHLCLSERNTVVTCTETAQSYLAHPERFDYYLQGLCREGICGRCYWELEWTGRHGVSIAVSYKTISRKGKEGDADEVEFLSLWQTDPLLTLGHQSSSSLHTITVFHSGSVPWRPVLVADGFTTHPVPEAQSAGVTQTNPHIGGDVFSGVFNPVLYILRVNIEQVHMVLSAEPQSFSPCLLLSNHFDWRLFCNQTKKIIVTTTVYY from the exons ATGGCAGAGACTAATATTTCAGTGCCTCAGGATCAGTTCAGTTGTCCAATCTGTCTGGATCTATTCAATGAACCAGTGACTATTCAGTGTGGACACAGTTTCTGTATGGGATGCATTAGTGACTGCTGGGATCAGGAGGATCAGAAGGGAGTCTATAGCTGTCCTCAGTGTAAAGAAACCATCACTCCAAGACCTGCT AAGCAGCTGTTGAAGACACAAAGAAAATGCCAACAGAGAATTTcggaaaaagagaagaaacatCAGGAGCTGGCAGAAGCTGTGGAGTTTTATGAA AAGTCTGCACAAAGAGCAGTTCGGGAAAGTGAGAGGATCTTCACAGAGATGATCAAATCCATGAAGAGAAGACGTCATAAGGTGAGAGATCTGATCAAAGCTCAAGAAAAAGCTGCAGTGAGTCGAGCTAAAGAAGTCATGACGCAACTAGAGCAGGAGATCGCAGAGCTGAAGAGAAGAGATGCTGAGATGGAGTGGCTTTTACAGGCAGATTCCATCTGTTTCCTCCAG GGTTTCTTGTCTCTCTTGGACACTCCCATATCGGAGGACTTGGACTCCATCAGACTCAGTACTTTCCTCTCTCTTGAGGATGTAACAGCATTTGTGGCTCAGCTGAAGGACAAAGTGGAGGCTTTCTGCTGTGAGGAGGTCAGAATGGTATCAAATACAA TAAAAGAACTCCAGATCCTTCCACTTCCTGAACCCAAAAGCAGGGAAGAGTTCCTACAAC ATTCCTATCAATTCACATTGGATCCCAACACGGTAAATAAAcacctctgtctgtctgagagGAACACGGTGGTGACCTGCACTGAAACTGCACAATCATATTTGGCTCATCCAGAAAGATTTGATTATTATCTCCAGGGGTTGTGTAGAGAAGGCATCTGTGGACGTTGTTACTGGGAGCTGGAGTGGACCGGCCGTCATGGCGTCTCTATAGCAGTGTCGTATAAAACCATCAGCCGGAAAGGAAAAG AAGGTGATGCAGATGAAGTTGAGTTCTTGAGTCTGTGGCAGACTGACCCACTTCTTACTCTTGGCCACCAGAGCTCCAGTTCTCTCCACACCATTACAGTCTTCCACTCCGGTTCCGTTCCCTGGCGCCCAGTTTTGGTAGCAGATGGTTTTACCACTCACCCAGTACCAGAAGCCCAGAGCGCAGGTGTGACGCAGACCAATCCACACATCGGTGGTGACGTTTTTAGTGGCGTATTCAACCCAGTCCTGTATATCCTTCGAGTAAATATAGAACAGGTCCACATGGTTCTGTCTGCAGAACCTCAGAGCTTCTCGCCATGTCTTCTTCTGAGCAATCACTTTGATTGGAGGTTGTTCTGCAATCAGACAAAAAAGATAATAGTAACGacaacagtttattattaa